A stretch of DNA from Nyctibius grandis isolate bNycGra1 chromosome 30, bNycGra1.pri, whole genome shotgun sequence:
tggggaaggacaCACATGGGTTGTTGTTGCTCTGTCCCCAAATCCAAAGCAGTTTTCAAAGCTCGACTCCCATTGCTGCATCCCTGCGGCTCAGCATCCCTCCCGGCAGGATGGGGACCGTGGCGCTGGCACTGTCCCTGCTGAGCACCACTCTCCTGTGCCCAGCCACCGCCACGCTGCGTGTCGGTGCCTTCAACATCCAGGCGTTTGGTGACACCAAGATGTCCAACGAGGGAGTGGCGAGCATCATCGTCAGTGTGAGTGCAGCTGGGGACGGGCTGTGTGCTGGGGTGGACCCCAAACGTGGCTCCTGTGCCAGGGACACGTGGGGATGCGGCGGTGGACGGGATGGCATCCTGCTTCGGCGATGTCCTGGATGGTTGAAGGCTTGGTGGGGACCAAGGCGGGGTGTCAGGCACAGCCTGCAGTCCCTCTGTGGGGACGTCTGCCCCAGCGCCAAGGGACACACGGGTCCCCGTGGTGCCACACCCAGTGCCGTGCCTGGGTGCTCTCTGGGAGATggatgggagaggagagggtggCCCCGAGCCAGCACCAGGCTCCGTCTCGCCATCGCCGTCGCTCTCGGCCCCGCAGATCCTGCGCCGCTACGCCGTGGTGCTGGTGCAGGAGGTGCGTGACGCCGACCTCAGCGCCGTCACCCGGCTCATGGAGCAGCTCAACAGGTacgagcggggccggggccgagcGCGCCCGGGCTCAGCTGCCAgcatggggcaggggaagcTGAGCTGCCTGAGCAATAAAAGGcgaaaaaacccaaagaagtCCATCAGCAGAGTGTTTGTTTTAGGGATAAATGTGCCGGGGCTGAAGCTTTGAGCAGCTGCCCAAAGAGCCACCAGGAGTGACCCGGGGAGGGGCAGGGGATGCAATCGGCACAAAACCCCTCCGAGAGCTGCAAGCCCACCAGAGCACGCGGGATGGAAAGGAACTACGGCTCTGGTGGGCTCCGTCTCCAAACTCCAACAGGGCAGGGCAGTGGTAGGGGGGGGGCGaaggggcagggacaggcagcccCCTGCACCCCGAGACCCTGGGCACGGCACGGGGACCCCAGCATGGACAGATGATGCTCTGAAGCGAGTGGCTCAGCCGCCCCAGGAGGaaaaggggctgctggggtgggcTAAAAGCACCCCGTGGGGTGCTGGCCCCGTTTCAGGTGAGGGCACGTGCCAGGGCCGGGCTGGGGTCAGGCGGACGCCGCCGCTGCCTTGTTGAAAGGCGGCGAGTGCTCCTGAGCGGGTACACCCAGCCTGTGTCCTCGCCCCTTCGGTGTCCCCTCCAGCACGGCCACAGAGCAGTCGGGGCAGGGAGGGTGACGCCAGGCTCCGCAGGGCCCCAGGGTGCTCATTAACCTAATTTAGCTTTGCTGCAAATGAAGGTGGGGAGCGTCGCTGCAGAGAAAGGGGTGGCAGGAGCCGCCCCGCGTCCTGCCCGCAGCCGGCCGTGCCCGAGGAGCCACCCCGGGGTGGTGGGGACAGCAGGGTGGCTTGGAGCCACTACACTCATGTCACCCTATGGCTGGGGCACGGTGGCCCAtggggacagcagggcaggaCTGGCCGGTGCCAACCCCACGGCTGCCCAGCCCCTGGCCGTGCCAGGGACACCCCAGGACAGTGCCAGCCATGTCACCGTCCTGCCTTTGCATCTCCGCAGCGTGTCCACGTCCCCGTACGGCTACGAGATCAGTGGCCCCCTGGGACGGGACAACTACAAGGAGATGTACCTCTTCATCTACAGGTAACAGGGCTGGGTCTGCTGCCGCCTGTCCCACGGCACCGCGGGGCCACCGATGCCACAGAGGGGGCACAGGGGCCATGCTGAGCCCCAGGGTCACTGTCCCCTTTGGTGCCACAGGACAGACGTTGTGTCCGTGGTGGACACCTACCAATACGAGGACCCCCAGGACGTCTTCAGCCGGGAGCCGTTCATCCTGAGGGTCTCAGCACCCGGCATCAGTAAGCGGTGGGACGGGTGGCCCCGGGTGGTGGCACAGGGTGGCCACAGGGCTGATGTCCCTCTCCCctggcagaggcagaggagTTTGTGTTGGTGCCACTGCATTCGGCCCCGCGCGATGCCGTCGCCGAGATCGACGCGCTCTACGACGTCTACCTGGCCATCATCAGCAAGTGGGGGACTGACGTGAGTGCCACCAGCACCGGGGGTGGCACCGAGGGTGGGCACTGAGCCCCAGGGACCGTTTGACCCACGCTGGCTCCCTGCTCCGAGGCCAGCGTGGCTGGTGCAagggtggtgggatggggacctcggtcctgccctgtcccctgccacccaGGGCTGACCTGAAGTGGGGTCTGGTGTCGGGagggctggtgctgggagcagccctgTCCCCCAGCCACCACGAGCCCCCCCATGTCCCCGCCACAGAACATCATGTTCCTGGGAGACTTCAACGCCGACTGCGCCTACGTCCAGCCCAGCGACTGGTCGTCCATCCGCCTGCGCACCAGCGACGTCTTCAAGTGGCTGCTCCCCGACGGCACCGACACCACCGTGGGGACGTCGGACTGCGCCTACGACAGGTCAGTGCTGCTGCCATCCCCTCCCCGCCACCCCGGGGCCCTGCCCGTCCCCTGCCGAGCGCGGGGGCAGGAGCGGGACCCACCGCCCCCCTCTACCCGGCAGGATCGTGGTGTGCGGCGCCCGGCTGAAGAGAAGCATCGTGCCAAATTCAGCCGCCGTCTACAACTTCCAGCGCGCtttccagctggagcaggaggaggtgagcTGGGCCGGCAAACCCGGGGCTCCCACAGGCACCGGCGCTGAGCTGCCCCGGGCAGCGCCGCTGATGTCTGTTCGGGATGAGGCAGCCTGGTGCCGCCACGTAGGTGCTGCATTTAATGATCAGAGGGATTTGGGGTCGCTGCCTGGCCCCGTGGGGAAGCAACGAGACACATGGGGTTTTCCGTGGCCATTCCTGGGGATGGGGCAATCCCACCCACAGCTGGCACAGGGCTCCCGAGCGAGACGCGGGGGTCCTGGAGGACGGGTGCCTCCCTTccagcacccaccccagcccACGCCTGGGCATCTCTCCGGGAGAGGTGCCAAAACTGGGGTCTTTTGTGTTGAGTGTCAAGGTTGGGGACATCGCGTCCCCTCCAGCAGGCAGAAGGTTCTGGCAGGGCAATCACAGCCGCGCTGCCGGCCCCACCAGCACGGCGAGGGGCTCAGGGCTCGCCGAACCCCTGTGTCACGCCTCCCCACCTCTCGCCCCCCTCCAGGCCCTGGCAGTCAGCGACCACTACCCGGTGGAGGTGAAGCTGACAGCTTGAGCTCCTCCTGCGGCCGCAGACCAccacccagctccagctcccaccACCGAGCCCCGTGAAGGCGCTCCCACAGCCCCATCCATGAGCCCTGCGCGTGGGCTGCTCCGGGTCCCGGTCTGGAGAAGGGTCACAGCCGTGCCCAGACCCCCCAGCCCACCACGAACCAGAGCCCAGGGACAGGCCACCAGCCAGCCGCCCTGTCACTGGAAGCGGTGACCGCAGCCAGGCTGGGGAATGAAGCATCCATCTCCTACCTCGTCAAAGACTTTATTGACAAATCTCATTTCACAACCAGCTGTCGGACAGGAGGGAGGATATCCAAGGACCGGCAGGCTCGGGCCACAGCGGTGTCAAGACCCTCTCCCTGTCCGTTCCTCGGGGGAGCTGAGcaggcagctctccctgctctaGAAAAGGCAGCGGTGGTGTCAGGCACTCTACGGGGACTAAGGGGAAGGGGCAGTTGGGGTGGCCATGGGAACAGGCAGCACGTCACCAATTGCTGACACTGCAGATGGCTTCACTGTGGAAGTCCACAGCTACTGCAGCGTCTCGGAGGGTCACTCGAGCTCCTGGGACCGGGCCCTGGGCGGCTGGTTTCTCagctcttcttcttcttcagcaTCTCCATGTACATGCGAAGCGACTTCTGGATGGACTCTTTTGAGATGAAGCTGATGAAGTTCTGAATGTCTTCCTCCCGGTGAGCTACCAGGCGGTCCAGCACCGCCTTCCTCATCATGGACTTGGTGAGCTGACGGGCATGGTCTGCGGAGAGGAGAGCGAGGATGGGGAACGTGCACGGTCCTCACCCCTGGCCAGCTCTCAGCCACTGCCACCGTGTGCAGGTGCCTCCGAACGGGGAGGTACCGCACACCAAAGGGCTCTTTAAACCAGCAGGGAAAGGTGTCACAAAAACCCTCCAGCTGGAAGCTGAACTGGATAAATTCTCATCCAATAAATTATGATCTGTACCTGAAATGACTGATCTACTGGGACAGATGCCAAGAAGCTGTGCACCTCCTTCTCTTTGTGCCCTCCAGAGCTCAGCCCCCACCCCAATACACACCACTGGGCTCAAGACAGCGCTAACCAAACAAAATCCTCCGCTGTTTGAAACTGCGCTGGCTCTGAGCTCCCCCAACCCCTTTGACCTCTGGCAGGACAGTCTGCTCACACCAAACACAAAAGGCAGCAGCGCTGTCCCCTCGAGCTCCTCCCGATGGCAGGCTCGGCCCGTGCCACTCCGCAGACACGTGGATGCTGCCGGAGCAGCGCTGGCTGCGGGAGCCGAGCGAGGCCCTGAGCACACGTCTGCTCACACACAGAGAGCCACGTGCAGCGATGCGGCAGCACATCTGGCGCACAGATGTTACATACGCGCTCTCGGTGTGCTTCAGCCGTGACGGTGAAATGATGACAAACCCCCCCATGGCCTGGGAACCCCGAATCGCTCCAGCACCCGTGTGCTACACATACCTTCACCCGGACAGACTCCTCCTGGCTCTGATTTAGGGCACCTGCATGGTGCCTcctgggaggcaggagagcagagctgagatGTGCTCCCCGCTCTTGGGGGCTGAGGTGACACTCTAACACCAGGACagcaggggacagagctgtttAGGGACCCTCTTCCAAGGCTGGGACACAAAGGGACGTTTTTTTTGCGCAGTTTCATTCAGATTTCTACAGAAAGAGCAGCTGAAGGGCGATACCTTCAGGTAGTTGCACCTCCCCCAAGCGCTCAGGGGGCGGCATGGGGTGGGATAGCTCCGATCTAGCCCTGGCTGGCACAGAGCCCTCTCCCAGCCCAGGAACCAGGCGCTGCCAGTCACGGAGCAGCCCGAACACGCACGGGATGTCTGTCCTCACACCCCCATCGCCACCCCCAGCTCAGCAGAGTGCCGAGCGTTGATCCAGACCACAAAGGCGGACTGGCAGCCACCCAGGCACTCTCGCCCAGCCTGTTCCCTCAATTCCATGGCAGCTTTCCTGGGGTAACACCTCCAGTGACAGACACAGACATTCGGTTTGTATCTGGAGCTCAGGCACCCCCAGATTGACtcggcagggctggcagggtgaGCTGAGTTGGAGCCACGTGCTCTGCACACCCAGCATGGTGTCCTCCCACATGGGGGGCACTGGTAAGCCCATCTCTGCTAGCCCAAGACACCCTGGACTGCTATGCTGAGCTTTCCTACCTCCCAGCCATCCACACCTTCCCTTTAAATGGAAACTGGTACGTAGCTCCCAGGTACCACCCCCGGTGCTTGTCCTTCCCACCCAGATCAGATCCCCTCTTCCTCTGCCGTAGTGCCACCCTTACCGGGAAGGGCCAGCCACTGTGCCATGACAGCCGCAGCCTTCTCCTGGAGCTTCTCCTCTGGCACCAGCTCGTCCACGAGGCCAAGCTTGTGGGCCTCGGGTGCAGGGTAGAGGGAGCCCAGCTGGAGGGAGCGTTCAGCAACTCGGTGTCCCACAACGTTCACAAACGTGTCCTTAAACCTAGAAGAGATGGGAGGAAAAGCCATGGTCAGGGAAACACCCAGCGGGAGCTGCACCCAGACATCGAAGCTAAGAGCACACTCGGTCCCACTTCCCAGGCATGGGTGCCTAAGCAGCAGCTACGGGCTCAGCCACACCGTGCAGGGTCAGGTGAGCAGAGCCATTTTCAGTACCACCCCAACAGAGTTCCCCCTTCTCTCCCCGAGAGCGGCTGTTTACCCTCCGTGCACAGCTCCCAGCCGTGCCCACCCACCGTGATGTGAAAGCTCCTTCCCAACAGCACATTTACACGTTCTTAGGGCAACTAAGGGCCTGTGGCTTAGTACATCAGTGTCCCTACGCTTTCAGAGATCTCCACAGCTACGGGATTTTCACAGAAgcccagcctggttggggtgggaaggggcctctggaaatcatccagcccaaccccctgccaaagcaggttcccctagagcatgttgcacagggtcct
This window harbors:
- the LOC137674611 gene encoding deoxyribonuclease-1-like 2 produces the protein MGTVALALSLLSTTLLCPATATLRVGAFNIQAFGDTKMSNEGVASIIVSILRRYAVVLVQEVRDADLSAVTRLMEQLNSVSTSPYGYEISGPLGRDNYKEMYLFIYRTDVVSVVDTYQYEDPQDVFSREPFILRVSAPGIKAEEFVLVPLHSAPRDAVAEIDALYDVYLAIISKWGTDNIMFLGDFNADCAYVQPSDWSSIRLRTSDVFKWLLPDGTDTTVGTSDCAYDRIVVCGARLKRSIVPNSAAVYNFQRAFQLEQEEALAVSDHYPVEVKLTA